A window of the Mucilaginibacter sp. cycad4 genome harbors these coding sequences:
- a CDS encoding bifunctional helix-turn-helix transcriptional regulator/GNAT family N-acetyltransferase, translating to MEFFNKVGKMAIGSRLRMLTETMTEDAARIYKLYDIDFQPKWFPVFYVLQDGGEFTITSIAKEIGHSHPSVSKIIAEMVKNGFVTEKKDKADGRRNMVSLSTRGREAGAKIQDQYTDVTSAVEELLSQANHDLWKAIEEWEYLLEQKTLLRRVQEHQKTRESNKVHIVPYEPRYAAAFKALNEEWISQYFKMEEADYKALDNADSYIINNGGHILVALYNDEPVGVCALLKMDDPDYDYELAKMAVSPKAQGKNIGFLLGRAIIEKAKELGGSKLYLESNTILKPAISLYHKLGFVKVAGRPSPYERANIQMELSL from the coding sequence ATGGAGTTTTTTAACAAAGTAGGTAAAATGGCTATAGGCAGCAGGTTAAGGATGCTTACCGAAACCATGACAGAAGATGCCGCACGGATTTACAAGTTGTATGATATAGATTTTCAACCTAAATGGTTCCCGGTTTTTTATGTATTACAGGATGGCGGCGAATTTACAATCACCTCGATAGCCAAAGAGATTGGTCACTCCCACCCTTCGGTAAGCAAGATCATTGCCGAAATGGTGAAGAATGGTTTTGTTACAGAGAAAAAAGATAAAGCCGACGGCAGGCGTAATATGGTAAGCTTATCGACCAGGGGGCGCGAAGCAGGAGCAAAAATACAGGATCAGTATACCGATGTTACCAGCGCTGTTGAAGAGCTTTTATCGCAGGCAAATCACGATTTGTGGAAAGCCATTGAGGAATGGGAATATCTCCTGGAGCAAAAAACCCTGCTTCGCAGGGTACAGGAACATCAAAAAACAAGAGAAAGCAACAAAGTGCATATAGTGCCGTATGAACCGCGCTATGCCGCGGCTTTTAAGGCGCTTAACGAAGAATGGATCTCCCAATATTTCAAAATGGAAGAAGCCGATTACAAGGCCCTTGATAATGCCGACAGCTATATTATCAACAACGGGGGCCATATCCTGGTCGCGCTTTATAATGATGAGCCGGTTGGTGTATGTGCCCTTTTAAAAATGGATGATCCTGATTATGACTATGAACTTGCTAAAATGGCGGTATCGCCAAAAGCGCAAGGAAAAAACATAGGTTTTTTATTGGGACGGGCCATCATTGAAAAAGCAAAAGAACTTGGCGGAAGTAAACTATACCTGGAAAGTAATACCATTTTAAAACCGGCTATCAGCCTGTATCATAAACTGGGCTTTGTTAAGGTTGCAGGCAGGCCTTCGCCGTATGAACGTGCCAATATCCAAATGGAACTTTCTTTGTAA
- a CDS encoding phosphocholine-specific phospholipase C has translation MSDSRRDFLKKAALLTGAAGLASILPESIQKAMAINPAPGSTYLDAEHIVILMQENRSFDHTYGMLKGVRGYNDPRAIDLPNKNKVWLQSNKKGETYAPFHLDIKNTKATWMSSLPHSWANQVNARNDGKFDQWLNVKRNSIKEYSNMPLTMGFHNREDIPFYYALADAFTVCDQNFCSSLTGTNPNRLYFWSGTIRAEQHENSLAHVWNDDMDYGTLNWATFPERLEDHNISWKHYQNEIAIDTGLQGEEDPWLSNFQDNPLEFFGQYNIKLYDKHIAHLQKKSTILPDEIAAVEKQIAALPAGDAHIDHLQKQLKQKQRDLENTKKDMASLDPGKFASLSQREKNLHQKGFVTNSNDPHYRTLSPLKYNDDGTDREVLVPKGDVLHQFRADVKDGHLPTVSWLSAPEHFSDHPSSAWYGAWYVSEVLDILTQNPDVWKKTVFILAYDENDGYFDHIPPFTAPNPHKPGTGKVSEGIDPSVEFVTLEQEKARNNFPEVFDRESSIGLGFRVPLVIASPWSRGGWVNSEVFDHTSTLQFLESFLSHKTGKKVTEPNISEWRRTVCGDLSSVFRPYNGEKIENPEFVAREAFLESIHKAQFKKLPSDYKLLTADEIAQINKDPHSSPYMPQQEKGIKPSSALPYQLYADGKLSADKKSFEIKFTASNKAFGAKALGSPFNVYAPGKYATMNDPQKMEDLRTWAYTVKAGDTLADVWPLHEFENSEYHLRTYGPNGFFREYQGNAADPLVDVVCEYEQVAGKLTGNVALKLTNHTNKAQTISVTDHGYKTGDHKVAVKAGASTTIALNLSKTHGWYDFSTKVDGFEKFAKRFAGRVETGKSSFSDPLMGKALA, from the coding sequence ATGTCTGATTCAAGGAGAGATTTTCTTAAAAAAGCAGCCTTACTAACCGGAGCGGCCGGCCTCGCCAGCATTTTACCCGAATCTATTCAAAAAGCAATGGCCATTAACCCGGCGCCGGGCAGCACCTACCTGGATGCCGAGCATATTGTGATCCTGATGCAGGAAAACCGTTCGTTCGATCATACTTACGGCATGCTGAAAGGGGTACGCGGTTATAACGATCCGCGTGCAATCGATCTGCCAAATAAAAATAAGGTTTGGTTGCAATCAAACAAAAAAGGCGAAACCTATGCTCCTTTCCACCTTGATATCAAAAACACCAAAGCAACCTGGATGAGCTCATTGCCGCATTCATGGGCCAACCAGGTTAATGCCCGCAACGATGGCAAGTTTGACCAGTGGCTTAACGTTAAACGCAACAGCATTAAGGAATACTCAAACATGCCTTTAACTATGGGGTTCCACAACCGTGAGGATATCCCATTTTACTATGCCCTGGCCGATGCCTTTACCGTTTGTGATCAGAATTTTTGCTCATCCCTGACAGGCACCAATCCTAACAGGTTATATTTCTGGAGCGGTACCATTCGTGCCGAGCAGCATGAAAATTCACTTGCGCACGTTTGGAACGATGATATGGACTATGGTACCCTGAACTGGGCTACCTTCCCCGAGCGTTTGGAAGACCATAACATATCATGGAAACACTACCAGAACGAAATTGCCATTGATACCGGCTTACAAGGCGAAGAAGACCCATGGCTGTCAAATTTCCAGGATAACCCGCTGGAGTTCTTTGGACAGTACAATATCAAACTGTACGATAAGCACATCGCTCATCTGCAAAAAAAATCAACCATTTTGCCTGATGAAATTGCTGCTGTAGAAAAACAGATTGCAGCTTTGCCTGCCGGCGATGCCCATATTGATCATCTGCAGAAACAGCTTAAACAAAAACAGCGCGATCTGGAGAACACCAAAAAGGACATGGCCAGCCTTGATCCGGGTAAATTTGCAAGCCTGTCACAGCGCGAAAAGAACCTGCACCAAAAAGGCTTTGTAACCAATAGCAATGATCCGCATTACCGTACTTTAAGTCCACTGAAATATAATGATGATGGCACCGACCGCGAGGTTCTTGTACCTAAAGGCGATGTATTACACCAGTTCCGTGCCGATGTAAAGGACGGCCATCTGCCAACCGTAAGCTGGTTATCGGCCCCTGAGCATTTTTCTGATCACCCAAGTTCGGCCTGGTACGGTGCATGGTACGTATCCGAAGTACTGGACATCCTTACACAAAACCCCGATGTTTGGAAAAAGACCGTTTTCATTTTAGCTTACGATGAAAATGACGGTTACTTTGACCACATCCCTCCTTTCACCGCGCCAAATCCGCATAAGCCGGGCACCGGTAAAGTATCAGAAGGTATCGACCCAAGCGTTGAGTTCGTCACTTTAGAACAGGAAAAAGCACGCAATAACTTCCCCGAAGTGTTTGACCGCGAAAGCTCAATTGGCTTAGGCTTCCGTGTACCGCTGGTAATTGCTTCGCCATGGAGCCGAGGCGGCTGGGTTAACTCCGAAGTTTTTGACCATACCTCAACCCTACAGTTTTTAGAAAGCTTTTTAAGCCACAAAACCGGCAAAAAAGTAACCGAGCCTAATATCAGCGAATGGCGCCGTACCGTTTGCGGTGACCTATCAAGCGTTTTCCGCCCATACAACGGCGAGAAGATCGAGAACCCCGAGTTTGTTGCCAGGGAAGCATTTTTAGAAAGTATTCATAAGGCACAGTTCAAAAAACTGCCTTCAGACTATAAGTTGCTTACTGCCGATGAAATTGCGCAGATCAACAAAGATCCGCATTCATCGCCGTACATGCCACAACAGGAAAAAGGTATTAAACCATCATCGGCGCTGCCCTACCAGCTTTATGCAGATGGTAAGTTAAGCGCTGACAAAAAATCATTCGAAATTAAATTTACCGCAAGCAACAAGGCATTTGGTGCTAAGGCATTAGGTTCACCATTTAATGTGTATGCCCCGGGCAAATACGCAACGATGAATGATCCGCAGAAAATGGAAGACCTGCGTACGTGGGCCTATACCGTTAAAGCCGGTGACACGCTGGCTGATGTGTGGCCGCTGCATGAATTTGAAAACAGCGAATACCATTTGCGTACCTATGGCCCTAACGGTTTCTTCCGCGAGTATCAGGGTAACGCTGCTGATCCGTTGGTTGATGTGGTTTGTGAATATGAGCAGGTTGCAGGTAAGCTAACAGGTAATGTAGCTTTAAAGCTAACCAACCATACCAACAAAGCCCAAACTATTTCAGTAACCGATCATGGCTATAAAACCGGCGATCATAAAGTTGCTGTAAAAGCAGGTGCCAGCACAACCATTGCTTTAAACCTAAGCAAAACCCATGGTTGGTATGATTTCAGCACAAAGGTTGATGGCTTTGAGAAATTCGCGAAACGTTTCGCCGGCCGCGTGGAAACAGGTAAATCAAGCTTTAGCGACCCTTTAATGGGTAAAGCGTTGGCATAA